One segment of Pseudodesulfovibrio sp. 5S69 DNA contains the following:
- a CDS encoding DUF2924 domain-containing protein, with protein sequence MNELQNAATGGKNQDRTRNSVLRQMALLQSMSLEQLREKWLDLYGEEPPQYKKQFLIKRLAYRIQELFYGGLSEQAKVHLQQAAKEDPVATVNRRIPEERKSNEAILPGTRLVRVWNDRRYEVIVLADGYEFEGRTFRSLSAVAREITGTRWNGKVFFGLKKVYGRKAEGGSDA encoded by the coding sequence ATGAATGAGTTACAGAACGCCGCCACCGGCGGCAAGAATCAGGACCGAACCCGAAACTCAGTCCTTCGGCAGATGGCCCTGCTGCAATCCATGTCCCTGGAACAGCTCCGGGAAAAATGGCTCGACCTCTACGGAGAAGAGCCACCCCAGTACAAGAAACAATTCCTCATCAAGCGGCTGGCCTATCGCATCCAGGAGCTTTTCTACGGCGGGCTGTCCGAACAGGCCAAGGTCCATCTCCAGCAGGCCGCCAAGGAGGACCCGGTCGCCACTGTCAATCGACGCATCCCAGAAGAGCGGAAATCGAACGAAGCGATCCTGCCCGGGACCAGACTGGTGCGGGTCTGGAACGACCGGCGCTATGAGGTGATCGTCCTTGCCGATGGCTACGAGTTCGAAGGCCGCACCTTCCGGTCGCTCAGCGCGGTGGCCAGGGAGATCACCGGGACCAGGTGGAACGGCAAGGTCTTTTTCGGACTGAAGAAGGTTTACGGCAGAAAAGCCGAGGGAGGTTCGGATGCTTGA
- a CDS encoding recombinase family protein, whose translation MLDNSNVAPGKNKTLRCAIYTRKSHEEGLEQEFNSLDAQRESAEHYIEAQRMRGWTALPDRYDDGGFSGGNMERPGLRRLLADIDAGKIDVIVVYKVDRLSRSLLDFMKMIDLFNEKGVSFVSVTQHFSTTDPTGRMFLGILITFAQYEREVIAERIRDKVAAAKRRGKYCGGVPILGYDVDRNNKKLLVNPDEARTVQYIFRRFIQIGSAKKLGQELNEQGYRTKAWTTKKGKVREGSEWNTGHIYRLLNNRVYIGEIAHKDRSYPGEHEGIIDRATWDKVQAILEDNKPVKVSMARTKMVAPLKGVIRCGHCGCSMGPTYARKNGRHYTYYICQKDSKRTVSRCPLKRIPAGDIEQAVIEQLSAVFRTPTLVAKTYFAARDIEQAERERLFKQKAQLEMELSQAREQALELMKPGSDHPGKAEMLTTVNRQAVELSKQLTHVSERCRAYQGNSITEQDVSEAFQNVEGFWEDLFPVERNRLIRLLVDKVEIRETGIDMELRTNGLTTLIAELAGLACEVTERRASR comes from the coding sequence ATGCTTGATAACAGCAATGTCGCGCCGGGCAAAAACAAGACCCTGCGCTGTGCCATCTACACCCGCAAGAGCCACGAGGAAGGTCTCGAACAGGAGTTCAACTCGTTGGATGCGCAACGGGAATCGGCGGAACACTATATCGAAGCCCAGAGGATGCGTGGCTGGACGGCTCTGCCGGATCGCTACGACGATGGTGGATTCTCGGGTGGAAACATGGAGCGCCCGGGGCTGCGTCGCCTGCTGGCGGACATCGATGCCGGGAAGATTGACGTGATCGTGGTCTACAAGGTCGACCGGCTGTCCCGCTCGCTGCTGGACTTCATGAAGATGATCGACCTCTTCAACGAGAAGGGTGTCAGCTTCGTCTCGGTCACCCAGCACTTCAGCACCACCGACCCCACCGGCCGAATGTTTCTCGGCATCCTGATCACCTTCGCCCAGTACGAGCGGGAGGTCATTGCCGAACGCATCCGGGACAAGGTGGCGGCCGCCAAGCGCCGGGGGAAATACTGCGGCGGCGTACCCATTCTTGGATACGACGTCGACCGGAACAACAAGAAGCTGCTGGTCAACCCGGATGAAGCCAGGACGGTGCAGTACATCTTCCGCCGATTCATCCAGATCGGCTCGGCCAAGAAGCTGGGCCAGGAATTGAACGAACAGGGATACCGCACAAAAGCCTGGACCACCAAGAAAGGCAAGGTTCGCGAGGGCTCAGAATGGAATACAGGCCACATCTACCGGCTGCTGAACAACCGGGTCTATATCGGCGAGATTGCCCACAAGGATCGCAGCTACCCCGGTGAGCACGAAGGGATCATCGACCGGGCGACCTGGGACAAGGTGCAGGCCATCCTGGAGGACAACAAACCGGTCAAGGTTTCCATGGCAAGAACCAAAATGGTCGCCCCGCTGAAAGGCGTCATCCGCTGCGGCCACTGCGGATGCTCGATGGGACCGACCTACGCCCGCAAGAACGGCCGCCACTACACCTATTACATCTGTCAGAAGGACAGCAAGCGGACCGTGAGCCGGTGCCCCCTCAAACGGATTCCCGCCGGGGACATCGAGCAGGCGGTAATCGAGCAATTGAGCGCGGTGTTCCGCACGCCGACACTGGTAGCCAAGACCTACTTCGCGGCCCGGGACATAGAGCAGGCGGAGCGGGAGCGGCTGTTCAAGCAGAAAGCCCAACTCGAGATGGAGCTGTCGCAGGCGCGGGAGCAGGCACTCGAACTGATGAAACCTGGCAGCGATCATCCGGGCAAGGCCGAGATGCTGACGACGGTCAACCGCCAGGCAGTCGAGCTCTCGAAACAACTGACCCATGTGAGCGAGCGCTGCAGAGCTTACCAGGGGAACAGCATCACGGAACAGGATGTGTCGGAGGCCTTCCAGAATGTCGAGGGCTTCTGGGAAGACCTTTTCCCGGTGGAGCGGAATCGCCTCATCCGCCTCCTGGTGGACAAGGTGGAGATCCGCGAGACCGGAATCGACATGGAGCTGCGCACCAACGGATTGACAACGCTCATCGCCGAACTGGCCGGTCTGGCATGCGAAGTCACTGAACGGAGGGCAAGCCGATGA
- a CDS encoding AraC family transcriptional regulator, which produces MSTAKDNTFQFVNSGRDLGVTVLNAVMWDFAYGRHAHEEVAMGVTLDGVQEFSCKGKRFSSVPGDIILFNPGEAHNGNPGGGNALKYTMLYLDPAVFNGLARSAADSDQAEHRAGEVHFSDPVLRTLILRTARLVAAPRRSGLEIESCLYGLARRVTSRMGVYRPDGWTDSKDTLLLRARDYVHDNIEDDISIEDLSRAVHLSKYHFIRLFRSQFGLTPHQYIINYRINRVREELAAGAPSTDVAQRFGFFDVSHMNRHFKRAYGLTPRQYQIQLTK; this is translated from the coding sequence ATGTCGACAGCCAAAGACAATACGTTTCAATTCGTCAACAGCGGGCGGGACCTGGGCGTGACCGTGCTCAACGCGGTCATGTGGGATTTCGCCTACGGCCGGCACGCCCATGAGGAAGTGGCCATGGGCGTGACCCTTGATGGTGTGCAGGAGTTCTCCTGCAAGGGGAAACGGTTCAGCAGCGTCCCCGGCGACATCATTCTGTTCAATCCCGGTGAGGCGCACAACGGCAACCCAGGCGGCGGGAACGCCCTGAAATACACTATGCTGTATCTCGACCCGGCCGTGTTCAACGGGCTCGCCCGGAGTGCGGCCGACAGCGACCAGGCGGAGCATCGCGCCGGGGAAGTCCATTTCTCGGACCCGGTCCTGCGCACCCTGATTTTGCGCACGGCACGGCTGGTGGCGGCCCCGAGGCGCAGCGGGCTTGAGATCGAGTCCTGCCTGTATGGCCTGGCCCGGCGGGTGACGAGCCGTATGGGCGTATACCGCCCGGACGGTTGGACCGACTCAAAGGATACGCTTTTGCTGCGAGCCCGGGACTATGTCCACGACAACATCGAGGACGACATCTCCATCGAGGATCTGAGCCGCGCCGTGCATCTGTCGAAATATCATTTCATCCGCCTGTTCCGGAGTCAGTTCGGGCTCACTCCGCACCAGTACATCATCAATTACCGCATCAACAGGGTTCGGGAGGAGCTCGCCGCCGGCGCGCCGTCCACGGACGTGGCCCAGCGGTTCGGCTTTTTCGACGTCAGCCACATGAACCGGCATTTCAAGCGCGCCTACGGCCTTACGCCCCGGCAGTACCAGATTCAACTTACCAAGTAG
- a CDS encoding LysE family translocator: MLGIILFCIGVMYTPGPVNILSLNCGMQRGPATHVPFCLGVGAALAFWFTLVGYAGTAVVGGGMLPVIAGLGTCFILYLGWKVVTSDVNLVQTEEPMAALDFKDGLLMQLLNPKAFMVVLPVATIQFPAVGIGGAAVAGWSLALGTLSVGAPLSYAAIGALVSRRIDNARYFKWLNYAMGAMLFLVAGDMAYEHVYLALFG, translated from the coding sequence ATGCTCGGCATTATTCTGTTTTGCATCGGGGTCATGTATACCCCCGGTCCGGTGAATATACTCAGCCTGAACTGCGGTATGCAGCGCGGACCGGCCACGCACGTTCCGTTCTGTCTCGGCGTCGGAGCGGCGCTGGCCTTTTGGTTCACCCTGGTGGGCTACGCCGGGACTGCCGTGGTCGGCGGCGGCATGCTTCCGGTCATCGCCGGACTCGGAACGTGCTTCATCCTCTACCTCGGCTGGAAGGTGGTGACCTCTGACGTGAACCTGGTTCAGACCGAGGAACCCATGGCAGCCCTGGATTTCAAGGACGGTCTGCTTATGCAGTTGCTCAACCCCAAGGCGTTCATGGTGGTCCTGCCCGTGGCCACAATTCAGTTCCCGGCCGTCGGGATCGGGGGCGCGGCGGTGGCAGGGTGGTCCCTGGCCCTCGGCACTCTGAGCGTGGGCGCGCCCCTGTCCTATGCCGCCATCGGGGCGCTGGTCTCCAGGCGCATTGATAATGCGCGTTATTTCAAATGGCTGAACTACGCCATGGGAGCCATGCTTTTCCTCGTGGCCGGGGATATGGCCTACGAGCACGTCTATCTAGCACTTTTCGGCTGA
- a CDS encoding desulfoferrodoxin family protein, whose translation MSNRRVFLKSALALAAGLSLGVHKASAETGPFPSNIVYTADDPGIWAKKAPIHLPQVSMEGGKLTVQTKHPMSEAHFIVRHTVVGADGKVIGAQVFTPKDKPISTYDLPPKGEYYATSFCNLHDFWVTKFTV comes from the coding sequence ATGAGCAACAGACGTGTTTTCCTTAAATCTGCCCTGGCCCTAGCTGCCGGGTTGTCCCTCGGTGTCCACAAGGCTTCGGCTGAAACCGGCCCGTTCCCTTCGAACATCGTCTACACTGCCGATGATCCAGGCATCTGGGCGAAAAAGGCCCCAATCCACCTGCCCCAGGTGAGCATGGAGGGCGGCAAGCTCACCGTGCAGACCAAGCACCCCATGAGCGAGGCCCATTTTATCGTCCGCCACACCGTGGTCGGCGCGGACGGCAAGGTCATCGGCGCCCAGGTCTTCACGCCCAAGGACAAGCCGATTTCCACTTACGATCTCCCGCCTAAGGGTGAATACTACGCCACGAGCTTCTGTAATCTGCACGATTTTTGGGTAACGAAGTTCACGGTCTAG